The DNA sequence CCTCCAGGGGTGAGTAGAGCCAAAGAAAAGGAAGGTGTACGCACCGGAGCGGGCACTAAACGCAAGGACCAATTCATCCCATTTGGAAAAAACCAATCCATCTGAATATCATTACCTGCACGCTGAACATAATTATTGATCTCCTCGGCCGGCAACTGCACCAGGTGGTAGTTGCTGAAATACTTATTCAATTCCGTAGTTTCAAGCACTACTGTTGTTCCTGAAAAACGCTCCCAATTTTGCCCTAATAATAGCGATGGCGCCACAAACAACAATAGCAGTACAAGCTTGTTGGCACAAGTTAGGCTTCTCATAGTAATTTTCTTTCATGTGTAAAATCGAAAAGTCGCCTTGTGCTGTTGATAGTGTTTAATACAAGAGAACAGCCGTTATCGCTGCGGATAACAGTTCATTAATTCATTATCATTTTTAGTTAGACAGTTACTGAAAAAGCCATGACAACAGTACTGCACAAAAGCAGTACCCCATCAAAGACGCCAAAAAGATGTGCTGTTGAAAGTGTCCGTTAAAAAAGCGATGAGCAAAGACCTTGACCTTTGCTGCACCACTACTGTGGGAGTGTGTTTGTTGTTCTTACGCGAAAACTAATGAACAGGGTTCATTCCTTTAGAAAGCCAGATGCACAATAGTGCAGATGGGTGTAATAGATGATGTGGTATTGTTAAATGTCTACGACTAAGATAAGGTAAAAAATACCATATATAAAATTTTATTATAAATTTATTTCTAATGAATCAAGCCTAACAAATCATCTAAGCTGGACTTTCGCATTCACCGGATGCCGTAAAAAGATTAAAAGTAGAAAGTATTAGGATTTGAAAACGCGAAGTGAGCCGTATCGCTTGTCGAAAGTCCATCTCAGAACAACTGTGCCCCCACCGCAGCCCAAAACGGGTGAATTTCCACCACCAGTCGACCAGCAAGCACCGCGGGATCTTGACTCGCGAGTTTTACCGCTTCTTCGTAAGTGGGAGTAGAATAGATGACAACACCCTGAATACCACTATCATCGGCAAATGGCCCCGCCAGACAAATTTTCCGCTGCCGACCTAGTTCTGCCAGATGTGCAAGATGCCCTTCTTGAATTTTTGCGGCAGTGGCTTCGTCCTGGTCACGGCGTGGGCCCACTTTCAAAAAGCACATAAAATACTGCTTCATCAAATAAGTAGTATCACCAGACTGATGGCTGAACGTCTGAAAACCTACGGTATCGATGGGCATAGATTGGGCTTGAAGCCTATTGCCTTCAAGGCCAAACAGTACGAAAAGGAGCAGAACAAATAATCTCATGATGGTCAATTTCGTGGTGAAAGATTCATTGTTTTATTAAACTCCGCACTCAACACATATTCATTCCGCCTTACTAATCCTAGCATTTCTTCCGGGTTGATTCGCTCAGGATTAAATCGAAACAACCAATAAGGACTATTTGGGGCGAGCCGTTTAACGATCTGCAAATCCTGTTTAGCAAACTGAATAATCCAAACGTTTGGATCTACTTCCGACGACAAGTTTACCAATAGCTCATCCGCAATGACGTTCTCAGGCATCCCGTAGTTGCTACCTGCCGCTTGTTTCTCCCAACCACCACTTTCCGCGATGGCCGTGAGTTTTTCTTCCAGTTCCATAATCTTTGCAGGGCGCCCGTCCTTACCTTTCACCGACTTTGACTGCTCGCCATCATGGAAGGAAATGGTTACCGTCGCCAAATCCGGAATTTGGGCTTTATAAGCATTCTGAAAATTCCAAAAATTGGATGACTCGAAGTCTTTGATCAAATTGCGATAAGTCGTCTGATCCAATAATTTCGTGTGCAAACCAATCCGATTGGTAAACTGCTGGCCTTCATAAGCCACAACACCACCTTCATAAATAGTAAGTTTATACACTGGACAACTACCAAAGCAAGGGCCTTTGAACATTTCAATCCGGGGATCAAGCTGGTCCAGGTCTTTGGTCGTCAATGGTCGGCAGGTTGCCGCCAGAAAAATAAATGCACCGGCGGCCAGGATAAGGAAGTGTAGCTTACGCATAATCAGGGAAACTTTTGTTTGTGTGCAATGATAAACATTTTTGGAGATTTATAACAATACCTTCCTCACCTGCCAAAGTTCGCCCTTCTTCGCGACTAAAAAATGAATTCCGGAAACGGCACCGGGTACCCGCTGGGTAAAACCACCCGAAAGCTCAGTTTTCCAAGAGGCAAGCTCCTGCCCCAATACATTGTAAA is a window from the Lewinella sp. LCG006 genome containing:
- a CDS encoding YciI family protein, which encodes MRLFVLLLFVLFGLEGNRLQAQSMPIDTVGFQTFSHQSGDTTYLMKQYFMCFLKVGPRRDQDEATAAKIQEGHLAHLAELGRQRKICLAGPFADDSGIQGVVIYSTPTYEEAVKLASQDPAVLAGRLVVEIHPFWAAVGAQLF
- a CDS encoding DUF6438 domain-containing protein; translated protein: MRKLHFLILAAGAFIFLAATCRPLTTKDLDQLDPRIEMFKGPCFGSCPVYKLTIYEGGVVAYEGQQFTNRIGLHTKLLDQTTYRNLIKDFESSNFWNFQNAYKAQIPDLATVTISFHDGEQSKSVKGKDGRPAKIMELEEKLTAIAESGGWEKQAAGSNYGMPENVIADELLVNLSSEVDPNVWIIQFAKQDLQIVKRLAPNSPYWLFRFNPERINPEEMLGLVRRNEYVLSAEFNKTMNLSPRN